The window ACTTTCAATAACTGTCGTGTACTTTTCCATATAACCGTGAGTTGAGTATTTAATTTTAAAAGCGAAATCTATGTATTTCAGTTTCACAAGCATATAATCATCATACACAATAATTTTATCGACAATCTCTCCATACACATTTTCGGAGCAAATCGCATTTATTATGAATTTCCGCAACTCATCTATATTGTTCTGTCTTCTCTGTATAGCGGTTTGGTTGTTCTGTTGTTTCTGCAAAATAGCATTGATTTTCTCAATCTCTTTATCATACTTATCTTTAAGAGCAGTCATTTCGTCTTTATTTATGTCACCGCTATAATAACTGTCAAGCATACGCATTTTTTTATTTTGTATATCCTGTATCTTAAGTATCAGATTTTGCGTATTATCCTCCGGCATATCAACCGAGTTATTAATCTCATTCAATATATCGTCAGCAATATTATTAATATCCACATCAAGTTGTTCGGTTATAAACTTCATACAAGTCAAAAGCGACTTGTTATTTACGGTACGCATATTGCAGCCAACCTGATTATTATTTTTATCAAGCTTTTTATTACCGTGCGCCGTTCTCTCATGACAAGCCCACATTATGTAGATACCGCTTTTCTTTTTTGATTTGCGTATCACAAACCTTGAACCACATTCGGAACAAATTATCTTACCACTGCACCAATATCTGTTGGAATACTTTTTCTTAGTGCTTTTATCCACACTTCGCCTTTGCAGTTCAGCCTGTGCCATATTCCACATTTTACGGCTGATTATCCCCGCATGATGATTTTCAATATATATTTTGTCCTCACTTTCATTTATGACCTTATGATGTGTAAGATAATCTTTCGTGACATACTTTTTTTGCAGTAAATCACCTACATACTTTTCATTACGCAATATATTTAAAATCATTGTACTGCTCCAAAAATCTTTACTTGATTTAGGCGGTTTTATACCTTCTTCGTAAAGTTCCCGTGCAACAATATGCGTACCTTTACCCTCATTTACGTACTTATGAAAAATCAATTTGACAACTTCCGCCTCACTTTCATTAATCGACAATACACCGTCATTAATATCAAACCCGACAATACTGTTATTTCCGAACACAACACCGTTTTCCATAGCACGTCTTTGTCCCCATTTCACACGTTCTGAAATTTTTCGGCTTTCTTCCTGTGCAACAGATGCCATAATCGCCAAACGAAACTCACCGTCATTTTGACGTGTATCAATATTATCGTTGATGAAAAATACACCTACATCATATTCCTTTAACATACGGGTGTAATTCAACGTGTCAACAGTATTTCTTGCAAAACGGCTGACTTCCTTTGTTAAAATCAAGTCTATTTTTCCGTTTTTACAGTCGTCAATCATACGGTTAAAACCTTTTCGTTTCTTGGTTTGAGTGCCTGTGATACCCTCGTCAAAATATACCTTGACAAACTCCCAATCGTCCTTTGATTTAATGTAGCTTTCAAAATACTCACGCTGATTTGTAAGTGAATTTATTTGGTCCTCCTTGTCAGTCGAAACACGCGCATATGCCGCCACTTTAAGCACCGCCGATACCTCCCCGCTGTCGCTATTTCATAAGCAATCTCTTGTACTGTTGCTCCGTTATCATTTTTCTTGAATACATCTCCTTTACAATTCCACGTCTGTAACTTGCTTTCAGTTCATAATTGATTTTAATTTTCCCTTTCACTTAAACCACCCCATTTATACAGTATATAAATAAGGATAAGCTGTATTGCCATCGCATACAAAAAAGAGCCAACCTTTACGGTTGACTCTACGGTGTTATTTATCTCCAGCCTTTTCTTGATTCATAAGCGGTTATGGTTTCTTTGTTCTTTCTTTCATAGTCGTTGAACATACTTTCACAATCTGACATTGATGTACCTCTTGAAGAATACCACGGTTTTGAGCTAAAGAACTGTGCATATTGTTCGGTGGTGAATGTATAGCCGTAATGTGCGTACATTGCATTTAAAAGCGTTCTGACTTCGTCTTGTGATAAACGGTCAAGCAATGTATCGGTTACATAATATTGGTCCAAATCATATCCGTCAGTAGAAATCACTCCAACATCACCTATATCGCCGTAAGGCGGTGGTGTGCTTGTCGAATTATTATTGTTTGTATGTGATGTAGCGGTTGAACTGCCTTTCAACTCATCCTCTCCACCGTCATCATACAAATCCGTAGCACCTGCATCTTCGTATGCTTTCACAAAAAATTCTATAATCAAAGACTCGTCCTGTTCAATGTCATTTAATGCTACAGTATG of the Hominilimicola fabiformis genome contains:
- a CDS encoding YARHG domain-containing protein; its protein translation is MKKIITLILVGCMALSIGGCATEDAADSLNDTINTLNTSDSKEVMEIKNGYLPISDQVTVGEALYSFLLNPKWQYFVSTDNYQVVQCTGECLYNDKSVEAKIQFLSYDDGTFELHTVALNDIEQDESLIIEFFVKAYEDAGATDLYDDGGEDELKGSSTATSHTNNNNSTSTPPPYGDIGDVGVISTDGYDLDQYYVTDTLLDRLSQDEVRTLLNAMYAHYGYTFTTEQYAQFFSSKPWYSSRGTSMSDCESMFNDYERKNKETITAYESRKGWR
- a CDS encoding recombinase family protein, encoding MLKVAAYARVSTDKEDQINSLTNQREYFESYIKSKDDWEFVKVYFDEGITGTQTKKRKGFNRMIDDCKNGKIDLILTKEVSRFARNTVDTLNYTRMLKEYDVGVFFINDNIDTRQNDGEFRLAIMASVAQEESRKISERVKWGQRRAMENGVVFGNNSIVGFDINDGVLSINESEAEVVKLIFHKYVNEGKGTHIVARELYEEGIKPPKSSKDFWSSTMILNILRNEKYVGDLLQKKYVTKDYLTHHKVINESEDKIYIENHHAGIISRKMWNMAQAELQRRSVDKSTKKKYSNRYWCSGKIICSECGSRFVIRKSKKKSGIYIMWACHERTAHGNKKLDKNNNQVGCNMRTVNNKSLLTCMKFITEQLDVDINNIADDILNEINNSVDMPEDNTQNLILKIQDIQNKKMRMLDSYYSGDINKDEMTALKDKYDKEIEKINAILQKQQNNQTAIQRRQNNIDELRKFIINAICSENVYGEIVDKIIVYDDYMLVKLKYIDFAFKIKYSTHGYMEKYTTVIESCEIVSF